CGGTAAAAAGTAATGCGGACACGCTGATAGTGTCCGCTATTTTTATAAAGATAAGCAAAGGATGGTGACAGACGTGAATATTCCTCAGCTGCAAGTCCAGACGACATCAGCCAGGCTGGGATTACAGATTGATAAGCCAATACAAGAGATCGAGCAGCCAAAAGCGACACTGCGTATCGAACAGCCTGCAGCCATTCTTGAAATGTCAACCACACCGTCCGAACTGACGCTTGATACGACAGAAAATCGGGCAGCTCTGGATTTAATGAGCATGTTCAGACGGGGAGACGAAGTAGCGCAGTACAGCCAGCAAAAAGTACAAGAGGGCATTGCGCGCAGAGCACAGGAAGGCATGCAGCTTGCGAAAATTGAAAGTGGCGGTAACCCTTTGGCTGATATTGTTAAGCAAAACTCGGAAAAACCAATGGCTGATCTGGGTATCCGCTTTGTAGGGAATCCGCTGCAATTAAAAAGAAGCTTTACACCAGGGCGTGTGGATAT
The Sporosarcina sp. P33 genome window above contains:
- a CDS encoding DUF6470 family protein: MNIPQLQVQTTSARLGLQIDKPIQEIEQPKATLRIEQPAAILEMSTTPSELTLDTTENRAALDLMSMFRRGDEVAQYSQQKVQEGIARRAQEGMQLAKIESGGNPLADIVKQNSEKPMADLGIRFVGNPLQLKRSFTPGRVDIHVTPQKPIIDAQVNKPIHNYTPGNVTAKLEQYPTIEIDWKV